One segment of Ricinus communis isolate WT05 ecotype wild-type chromosome 8, ASM1957865v1, whole genome shotgun sequence DNA contains the following:
- the LOC8275216 gene encoding heavy metal-associated isoprenylated plant protein 3, whose protein sequence is MAKKKNKNNNNNHEHEHDHKKEEEKKEEVVTQKKEGGDNKKKEEKKNPLNVVLKIEMHCEGCASKIIKLTRGFEGVENVKADTESNKLTVIGKVDPIQIRDTLHLKTRKKVDLISPQPKKDDDNNNKNKNKGDNNKDDTKKPDNADSKKQKEAPVTTAVIKVAFHCLGCIEKIHKILSKAKGVQEMTLDKQKETVTVKGSMDVKALTEALKERLKRPVEIMPPKKEKDGEKDGDSGGGEGKKKKGGGGGGEGGDKGGGGGGGDVAPKVEGNRMEYLMQPGFGYGPGYGYVGQPVLGNGYMGQPVPVSMPVPMYGNGYMGMPQPMPVHDYGYGYGQGPAPGYPVHMKFNDENPNACSVM, encoded by the exons ATGGCCAAG aagaagaacaagaacaacAATAACAACCATGAGCACGAGCATGACCacaagaaggaagaagaaaagaaagaggaagtagtaacacaaaagaaagaaggaggagacaacaagaagaaagaggaaaagaagaatCCACTGAACGTAGTTCTCAAGATCGAAATGCACTGTGAAGGTTGCGCTTCTAAAATCATCAAACTGACTCGCGGTTTCGAGG GTGTAGAGAATGTTAAAGCAGATACAGAATCAAACAAATTAACGGTGATTGGAAAAGTGGATCCTATTCAGATTCGAGATACTCTCCACTTAAAAACCAGGAAAAAGGTCGACCTTATATCTCCTCAACCCAAAAAAGACGAcgacaacaacaacaaaaacaaaaacaaaggtGACAACAACAAAGACGACACCAAGAAACCAGACAACGCCGATagcaagaaacaaaaagag GCACCGGTAACGACGGCGGTAATCAAGGTGGCATTTCACTGCTTGGGTTGTATAGAGAAGATTCACAAGATCCTTTCTAAAGCTAAGG GTGTGCAGGAGATGACGCTGGACAAGCAGAAGGAAACGGTAACGGTCAAAGGAAGCATGGACGTTAAGGCGTTGACTGAAGCTTTAAAGGAGAGACTTAAAAGACCTGTTGAGATTATGCCAcctaagaaagagaaagatggCGAAAAAGACGGCGACAGTGGCGGCGGTGaagggaagaaaaagaagggcGGCGGCGGTGGTGGTGAAGGCGGAGATAAAGGAggaggtggtggtggaggtgaTGTGGCTCCTAAAGTGGAAGGGAATAGAATGGAGTATTTGATGCAGCCTGGATTCGGATATGGTCCTGGATACGGATATGTGGGTCAACCAGTTCTTGGAAATGGGTACATGGGTCAGCCTGTGCCTGTCTCTATGCCTGTTCCTATGTATGGAAACGGGTATATGGGTATGCCTCAACCTATGCCTGTTCATGACTATGGGTACGGGTATGGACAGGGGCCAGCTCCGGGTTATCCAGTGCACATGAAGTTTAACGATGAGAATCCAAATGCTTGTTCTGTGATGTGA
- the LOC8275214 gene encoding ABC transporter F family member 1 isoform X2, with protein MPHLISRNFPCEYKQLFVLVGTPWREIESLSVTFHGHDLIVDSVLELNYGRRYGLLGLNGCGKSTLLTAIGCRELPIPDHMDIYHLTREIEASDMSSLQAVISCDEERLKLEKEVEILAAQDDGGGESLERIYERLEAIDASTAEKRAAEILFGLGFSKQMQAKKTRDFSGGWRMRIALARALFMNPTILLLDEPTNHLDLEACVWLEETLKKFERILVVVSHSQDFLNGVCTNIIHMQNKTLKIYTGNYDQYVQTRSELEENQMKQYKWEQEQIASMKEYIARFGHGSAKLARQAQSKEKTLAKMERGGLTEKVVRDKVLVFRFVDVGKLPPPVLQFVEVAFGYTPENILYRNLDFGVDLDSRIALVGPNGAGKSTLLKLMTGDLVPVDGMVRRHNHLRIAQFHQHLAEKLDLDMSALHFMIREYPGNEEEKMRAAIGKFGLTGKAQVMPMKNLSDGQRSRVIFAWLAYRQPHMLLLDEPTNHLDIETIDSLAEALNEWDGGLVLVSHDFRLINQVAEEIWVCENQGVTRWEGDIMDFKEHLKRKAGLSD; from the exons ATGCCACATTTAATTAGTAGAAACTTTCCTTGTGAATATAAGCAATTGTTCGTCCTTGTGGGCACTCCTTGGAGGGAG ATTGAGTCTTTATCAGTGACTTTTCATGGACATGATCTCATTGTTGATTCTGTGCTTGAGCTCAACTATGGCAG ACGATATGGATTACTTGGTTTAAATGGATGCGGAAAGTCAACACTGTTAACTGCAATTGGTTGCCGTGAGCTTCCAATTCCAGACCACATGGATATTTATCACCTCACCAGAGAAATTGAAGCTTCTGACATGTCTTCACTTCAGGCTGTTATTAGCTGTGATGAGGAGAGGTTGAAATTGGAGAAGGAAGTTGAGATTTTGGCAGCTCAG GATGATGGAGGTGGAGAGTCTCTTGAACGTATTTATGAGCGTTTGGAAGCTATAGATGCATCCACTGCAGAAAAACGTGCTGCTGAGATCTTGTTTGGTCTTGGTTTTAGCAAGCAGATGCAGGCAAAAAAAACTCGTGATTTTTCTGGTGGATGGAGGATGAGGATTGCATTAGCTAGGGCTCTGTTCATGAACCCTACTATCCTCTTGCTTGATGAACCTACCAATCATCTTG ATTTGGAAGCCTGTGTCTGGTTGGAGGAAACTCTGAAGAAATTTGAACGCATTTTAGTGGTGGTGTCGCATTCTCAGGATTTTTTGAATGGTGTCTGCACGAATATTATACACATGCAAAACAAGACATTGAAGATCTACACTGGAAATTATGATCAATATGTTCAGACTCGTTCTGAACTGGAGGAAAATCAGATGAAACAATACAAGTGGGAGCAGGAGCAGATTGCTTCAATGAAGGAGTACATTGCCAGATTTGGACATGGTTCAGCAAAGTTGGCTCGTCAAGCACAGAGCAAGGAGAAAACCCTTGCAAAGATGGAGCGGGGTGGGCTTACGGAGAAGGTAGTTAGAGACAAGGTGCTAGTCTTCCGTTTTGTTGATGTTGGAAAGCTCCCACCACCAGTGCTTCAGTTTGTGGAAGTTGCATTTGGCTACACTCCTGAGAATATCCTCTACAGAAACCTTGATTTTGGGGTAGATTTGGACTCTAGGATTGCTTTGGTGGGGCCCAATGGTGCTGGAAAGAGCACACTGCTGAAGCTCATGACAGGGGATTTGGTTCCTGTTGATGGCATGGTTCGGCGACACAATCATTTGAGGATTGCTCAGTTTCATCAGCACTTGGCTGAGAAACTTGACTTAGACATGTCTGCCCTACATTTTATGATCAGAGAGTATCCAGGGAATGAGGAAGAAAAGATGAGAGCAGCAATTGGGAAGTTTGGCTTAACCGGCAAAGCCCAGGTGATGCCCATGAAGAATTTGTCCGACGGTCAGAGGAGCCGGGTCATTTTTGCTTGGTTGGCTTATAGGCAGCCCCACATGCTGCTGTTGGATGAACCAACGAACCATTTAGATATTGAGACAATCGACTCGCTGGCTGAGGCATTGAATGAATGGGATGGGGGTTTGGTTCTAGTTAGCCATGATTTCAGGCTTATAAATCAGGTAGCAGAAGAGATATGGGTGTGTGAAAATCAAGGTGTAACCCGATGGGAAGGCGACATCATGGACTTCAAGGAACACCTCAAGAGAAAGGCTGGATTATCTGATTAA
- the LOC8275214 gene encoding ABC transporter F family member 1 isoform X1, whose translation MVSDASKKKAAQKKAAAAAKRGGKASASSKAAAAATAAADNGSVDKLSNGIGAMQISDRTCTGVLCSHPLSRDIRIESLSVTFHGHDLIVDSVLELNYGRRYGLLGLNGCGKSTLLTAIGCRELPIPDHMDIYHLTREIEASDMSSLQAVISCDEERLKLEKEVEILAAQDDGGGESLERIYERLEAIDASTAEKRAAEILFGLGFSKQMQAKKTRDFSGGWRMRIALARALFMNPTILLLDEPTNHLDLEACVWLEETLKKFERILVVVSHSQDFLNGVCTNIIHMQNKTLKIYTGNYDQYVQTRSELEENQMKQYKWEQEQIASMKEYIARFGHGSAKLARQAQSKEKTLAKMERGGLTEKVVRDKVLVFRFVDVGKLPPPVLQFVEVAFGYTPENILYRNLDFGVDLDSRIALVGPNGAGKSTLLKLMTGDLVPVDGMVRRHNHLRIAQFHQHLAEKLDLDMSALHFMIREYPGNEEEKMRAAIGKFGLTGKAQVMPMKNLSDGQRSRVIFAWLAYRQPHMLLLDEPTNHLDIETIDSLAEALNEWDGGLVLVSHDFRLINQVAEEIWVCENQGVTRWEGDIMDFKEHLKRKAGLSD comes from the exons atgGTGTCCGACGCGAGCAAGAAGAAGGCAGCGCAAAAGAAGGCGGCGGCGGCAGCGAAGAGAGGCGGGAAGGCATCTGCGTCTTCTAAAGCTGCTGCTGCTGCGACGGCGGCGGCTGATAATGGAAGTGTAGACAAGTTATCGAATGGAATAGGGGCTATGCAGATTTCAGATCGAACTTGTACCGGTGTTTTATGCTCACATCCTCTCTCTAGAGATATTCGT ATTGAGTCTTTATCAGTGACTTTTCATGGACATGATCTCATTGTTGATTCTGTGCTTGAGCTCAACTATGGCAG ACGATATGGATTACTTGGTTTAAATGGATGCGGAAAGTCAACACTGTTAACTGCAATTGGTTGCCGTGAGCTTCCAATTCCAGACCACATGGATATTTATCACCTCACCAGAGAAATTGAAGCTTCTGACATGTCTTCACTTCAGGCTGTTATTAGCTGTGATGAGGAGAGGTTGAAATTGGAGAAGGAAGTTGAGATTTTGGCAGCTCAG GATGATGGAGGTGGAGAGTCTCTTGAACGTATTTATGAGCGTTTGGAAGCTATAGATGCATCCACTGCAGAAAAACGTGCTGCTGAGATCTTGTTTGGTCTTGGTTTTAGCAAGCAGATGCAGGCAAAAAAAACTCGTGATTTTTCTGGTGGATGGAGGATGAGGATTGCATTAGCTAGGGCTCTGTTCATGAACCCTACTATCCTCTTGCTTGATGAACCTACCAATCATCTTG ATTTGGAAGCCTGTGTCTGGTTGGAGGAAACTCTGAAGAAATTTGAACGCATTTTAGTGGTGGTGTCGCATTCTCAGGATTTTTTGAATGGTGTCTGCACGAATATTATACACATGCAAAACAAGACATTGAAGATCTACACTGGAAATTATGATCAATATGTTCAGACTCGTTCTGAACTGGAGGAAAATCAGATGAAACAATACAAGTGGGAGCAGGAGCAGATTGCTTCAATGAAGGAGTACATTGCCAGATTTGGACATGGTTCAGCAAAGTTGGCTCGTCAAGCACAGAGCAAGGAGAAAACCCTTGCAAAGATGGAGCGGGGTGGGCTTACGGAGAAGGTAGTTAGAGACAAGGTGCTAGTCTTCCGTTTTGTTGATGTTGGAAAGCTCCCACCACCAGTGCTTCAGTTTGTGGAAGTTGCATTTGGCTACACTCCTGAGAATATCCTCTACAGAAACCTTGATTTTGGGGTAGATTTGGACTCTAGGATTGCTTTGGTGGGGCCCAATGGTGCTGGAAAGAGCACACTGCTGAAGCTCATGACAGGGGATTTGGTTCCTGTTGATGGCATGGTTCGGCGACACAATCATTTGAGGATTGCTCAGTTTCATCAGCACTTGGCTGAGAAACTTGACTTAGACATGTCTGCCCTACATTTTATGATCAGAGAGTATCCAGGGAATGAGGAAGAAAAGATGAGAGCAGCAATTGGGAAGTTTGGCTTAACCGGCAAAGCCCAGGTGATGCCCATGAAGAATTTGTCCGACGGTCAGAGGAGCCGGGTCATTTTTGCTTGGTTGGCTTATAGGCAGCCCCACATGCTGCTGTTGGATGAACCAACGAACCATTTAGATATTGAGACAATCGACTCGCTGGCTGAGGCATTGAATGAATGGGATGGGGGTTTGGTTCTAGTTAGCCATGATTTCAGGCTTATAAATCAGGTAGCAGAAGAGATATGGGTGTGTGAAAATCAAGGTGTAACCCGATGGGAAGGCGACATCATGGACTTCAAGGAACACCTCAAGAGAAAGGCTGGATTATCTGATTAA
- the LOC8275215 gene encoding 50S ribosomal protein L18, translating into MTVLKRYVLRMFISLKYITANVVDRNNGRIVATASTVEHSIKNTLECGRSCNAKAAAIVGEVLAMRLKVEGLEQGQGRGIHVDANKEVEKKGFKNRTKIWAIINALRNNGVKVISNDNDENNKSTTKFP; encoded by the coding sequence ATGACAGTTTTGAAAAGGTATGTGTTGAGGATGTTTATATCATTGAAGTACATTACAGCAAATGTTGTGGACCGAAACAATGGAAGGATTGTTGCGACAGCATCAACAGTCGAACATTCTATCAAGAACACACTTGAGTGTGGTCGGTCATGCAACGCCAAAGCGGCAGCAATTGTTGGAGAGGTGTTGGCCATGCGACTCAAGGTGGAGGGACTCGAACAAGGACAGGGAAGAGGAATTCATGTTGATGCAAACAAAGAGGTTGAGAAAAAAGGTTTTAAAAACCGCACGAAGATTTGGGCTATTATTAATGCCCTTAGAAACAAtggagttaaagtcatttcaAATGATAATGacgaaaataataaatctacaACAAAATTCCCGTAA